Below is a genomic region from Palaemon carinicauda isolate YSFRI2023 chromosome 31, ASM3689809v2, whole genome shotgun sequence.
atatatatatatatatatatatatatatatatatctatatatatatatatatatatatatatatatatatatatgtatatatatatatatatatatatatatatatatatatatatatatatatatagatatatagatatatatatatatatatatatatatatatatatatatatatatatatatatagatatatatatatagatatatatatatatatatatatatatatatatgtgtgtgtatatatatacatacatatacatatatacatacatacatatatatatatataaatatatatatatatatatatatacatatatatatatatatatatatatatatatatatatatatatatatatatatatatataccattaccgTTACCCatcccataatccaccaggatcgtaggggcactgcatggtggaacaccgcaataggatcctccacttgtcacggttgtgtgcgagtgcctgggtctgggcgaaggttttacctgtccattcagcaatgttgtcggtccacctctttctctgctgccctctcctcctcttcccctgaactgttccctggagaattgtcttggacaggccgcttgatcttgttgtgttgccataccattttagttttctcctcttcactgtggacagcagatcttcatagTGTCCGAAGTGTTGTCTCACTCTTTtgttgacttcttcatttgtgacatgctcaatgtacgagatgccaagcactcgtctgaagcatcttatttctgcagcttggatctttctctgtagctctgccgtcagtgtccaggattcacaagcatacagaaggatggaaatgactaggtcatgcaatagtctcaatttggatttgacagcgatgtttttgtctttccagattggattcagttttgtTAGCGCCGCTATTGTTTGCACGATTCTTGCATggacttctggtttggatccttcttggctgatgattgcaccaaggtacttgaattgttggactgtttcaggttgttgaccaccgaccacgatttttgctttgattggttcgtcgctgtttctcattagctttgttttttcagcactgatttccattccgtatctagttgatgtttcatccagacgtttcacgaggttgaccagctcatcttcgttccctgccaggccgtcaatatcatcagcaaaccgaaggttgctgattgttcgtcctccgatggtaactgtgctcacatgatcttcgagtgcatctgtcataatttgttcaaggaagatgttgaacaGGGTTAGTGACAGAAGGCAGCCTTGGCGGACACCTACTGAAGTGTGGAACCATTCGCCTATTTTGCCTTGGGCAAGGACCGCGCTGGTTGCTTTATTGTACAGCTGTTGGATCGTCTGTATCAGGTTTTGTCCAATGTTGTACCTGTTCATTGTGGCCCAGAGGGTATCATGCCATACGCGGTCAAATGCCTTTTTGTAGTCAATGAACACGTGGAAGATGTCTTGCTGGTGTTGGCTGTACTTCTCACACAGAACTCGAAGATTGAAAATCTGTTCCGTTGTGCTTCTTCCTCTTCTAAACCCAGCTTGTTCTTCGGCAATGATCTCTTCTGCCTGGGGTCTCAGTCGGTTCAGAATGACTCTCAACATCACTTTGCTTGCGTGGCTGATAAGGCTAATCGTTTTAAAGTTTTGGCATTGCTGTAAGTTGCCTTTCTTGGGAAGCGTGATGATGAGGGACTGTGTCCAGGGTGTGGGCCATTCACCTGTCTGCCAGATCTTGTTGCAGATGCTAGTGAGGATGTCAGTCACTGTCTCTCCGCCATGTTTTATAAGTTCTGCAGCTTTTCCTTGTTTTAGCGATCTGATCGCTTCCTCCACTTCTCTCAGAACTGGGAAGTCGTCGTTGTTAGATGATTTGTGGCACGATGTTACATTGGGATCTACATTGGTCTGGTAGTTGTAAAGGTCGGAACAGTACTCTGTTCACCTCTTGAGTATGTCTTCTTCTTCCGTGAGGCAGTTCCCTGCTTTGCCTTGGATGGTAGTGACTCGTgcttgctttggttttgttagatCTTTAACGATTTGGAACGCTCGCCTACTGTTGTTCTTCTCCAGCTTTTCCTCAATTTCTGTACACTGTTTTCCAATCCAATCTTCTTTGGCTTGGTTCATGCTTTTTCTTATCATGCGGTTAATTTCTCTGTACTCTGTTGCTCCGGTGGGTGTGGTCTTGTTCTTTTTCAGTTCTCTTCTTTTGTCGCACATATCCATGATTTCAGCTGTGACCCATCGCTGTGTTTTTCTGCAAACGTTACCCAGCGTTTCATTTGCAGACTCTATCATGACTTTGTTGAATTGAGCTGTCAGCGTTTCCGCGCTGTGGTCTTCCTCAAGCGTTAACAGTGGGGCAAACTTCCCTCCAACTGTTGCCTTAAAGGACTCTGCGATGTTGGGGTCCCTCAACCTGTCCAGGTTGAATTTCATCCTGGTGTTCTTGGGCTTCTTGATTGTCTTCAGCCTGAGTTTGAAGTTCACAAACACCAGATCATGGTCGCTACCGACATCTGCACCAGGGAAAGTTCTTGTTGTAGCTCTTTTGATCCCCAATCTGAACCAATTTTGTACAAGAATGTAGTCGATCCGGTTGTGGTGGATTCCATTAGGTACATGCCATGTCCAGCGTCGTGATGCCTTGTGCTCACCGAGTGTATTTGCAAGCACCGCATTGTTGTAGCTGGCAAACTCTAGTAGTCGTAGTCCTCTCTCATTAGACACGACATTGCACGAGGGGCCGCATAATTCCTTCCAGTCCTTCAGTGCGTCTTTGCCCACTTTTGCATTCCAATCTCCCTGGATGATaagtatgtcctttttgtccacttTGTCGATAGTTTCTTGGAGTTGACTGTAGAATGCCTCCACTGCATCATCGTCGTAGTCTGTTGTTGGTGCATAGGCTTGTACTATTGTGATGTTAAATGGTGCTGCTCTTAGACGGATGGAAATAGCCCTGCTGGAAACTGGGTGGCAACCTAGTACAGAGTTCTTgatgttcttgttgacaagaaaacCTACGCCATTGGTATGTTTGTCTATCTCTCCGCTGTAGTAAAGTACATGACCTTCCTTGGTAAGATGTTTCCCATGGTTCTTCCACCTAACCTCACAGAGTCCCACAACGTGCCAGGTGTATTTCTCCAGTTCGTGTGTTAGTTCCTGTAGTTTCCGTGTCTGGGCAAGGGTTCTCACGTTCCATGTTGCTATTGCAACGTTATCTCTTCCTCGGATCTTCGGAGGGGATGTTGCACCAGTAGTACACTTGTCACGTCCGCCCTGGTGTGCAACGGATGGCGCGGTCCTTGTTGACCCCGGCGACGACCAAGCCGGTATGGTATCCTTGTTTGTTGTGTCCATCATGCAGTGTGTCTTGGGCTGATGAACCCTGGCGGCCCCCATCCCTCTCCAGGCCGGGTCACAGCCGACTTCCTCCAGTACCCGGGGGCTCGCCTTGACCTCGAATATGTGGCCGTTGTCATTCATCTAGGAATTCTTTGCCCTGGCCGGTGCACCTGGTAAACATCAAAGGTACCACCACTATTCAGAGCCCCCTacaccctaaatatatatatatatatatatatatatatatatatatatatatatatatatatatatatatatatatatatatatatatatatatatatatatatattactaacaccggcaaattacgtaaatttccgagctccaaaactcacctgttttattttacataaatctgatacatacTAGAAATACACCCAGCTCTGAGAATATCAcctaactcccagatagcaatatatatgaacactgaatatctaaaaggtctctacATAATCAAGACAAAAGCTGGGGATTATTTTACttaaactattctaaaaccaacctcctAAATCGATTCTTACTCAAGGAATATAAGCAAAGTACTGACAAAAAAATATTGGTGACGAAATAACacacactttaaaaaaataaatatattccatagaaATCAACAGCAATTCAAAAGAAACAACATAGAAAAATAAATCGCTCAAAATATAAATCAGAACTAGACTTGAGAGTAAGATAAAAAAatgatactctataaaaattattcaatcacttgtttcactggaaactaatttaaaaaatatttcattttacactTAATAAAAAAAGTTAACTCCTAATACTCTAGTGATTAaccaataatgaaatttatatgtatgcaactgttacacttacatctaTTGGTTCACccgaggttacagaacggttaagcaacatttttaatgcacttcactcttTAACCTAACTCTCACAGGGCCTGTTACAAATATTGATGTTAAAAGGTActcacattaacacactacacttgaattaacatccaataattacaccaacatttgaacaacactatacacgatacaTGTTGGATAGAATTCGCTAATCATGCTTGATAGGATACACTActcacacttgagaggagagaaatttctagtaaatccttTTCGTGGCGTGGGGGTACggctctagcagcgtaaggttgccaacttagtaatttgaggAAGGGGTACTTACCTTACATGTGAGGTaaatctctctcagctaactccactcaCCATCGTCtcgtatcattaaaaaaaaaaagaataaacttagaGTGGGTTTTTCATAtcttttctaaccacgtgggaacataaaaatgatgtaatccctcgtgctcatacctcgtgtgtgtcatgcaGCATACCTACATGGAGTTTAcaaaagacttcataacaaaactatgtaaaatagaaagttaattctttaaaataacataaattttcatatacgAAACTGGATGAAAATACAGTTAAATGaatggaactcaccttaagagctggctatacatctcttaaatacaaaaataaagtacATTGATAaattattctactttcatgaagaccagcttcatatatatatatatatatatatatatatatatatatatatatatatatatatatatatatatatatatatatatatatacatatataaatatatatatatatatatatacacatatatatatactgtatagtatatatatatatatatatatatatatatatatatatatatatatatatatatatatatatatatatatatatatatatggataagtatcaacacagcattgtgttcaaatagaaataaatttctatctcatacttgggatcgaacgctggcctattctaatgaaaggccaggtcgaaaccaaccatgccatgagaggccataaaagaagtcggaacctaactgctacccagcagttcaaggatttacctgacaagacatcagtctcttaccagcgaattttccccgacttcccggcccaccacgtgacacaattggtagtaattcattcaaattacccctaatgagtcaatatggataaatatcaacacatcaccgtgttcaaatagaaataaatttttacctcatacttaggattgaagtatatatatatatatatatatatatatatatatatatatatatatatatatatatatatatatatatatatatatatatagatatatatatatatatatatatatatatatatatatatatatatatatatatatatatatatatatatatatatttgtgtatatatatgtaataagtgaaatagttattattacatgtttaaaccacatgacgtaatatgtcattttggatgaagatgctagccatgggatttgctgtagtcactaaaatcataaacaggacgcacaatgcagcctcagcaatgtaacatttttcttaaacgtcaacaccaatgcatcagtgtgtgaaagtttgtgacgtcaccggatgcaggtgtcttccgagattgtgataaaattgctacatcaactaagcatacgatatctgtgatatcgataatttaatcagttcatatctatacttcaccagaattggtcatctgaccaaaccagctccctcctatgatggagatgtttaactctgttgtttttagacaataaatactttttaaagctaataagatgtacttcgttatccagctttacacatcttaaacaacacatactcaatgtgtgcttataaaagtagcacacttataaatggtggcagcggtaacacacctataaatggtggcagcggttaaactctacgaatcagagaaagatcttcaagtaactataatattaaactctaagaattagaggaagatcttcaagacttcaaaataaaagctgtaaaaccagagaaagatcttcaagaacttaacgttatctacatgtatctacaattttgactaagtaatatagtccatcgaaatatttaacatttaatgaatgttatgaatacaaaccgatgaactggatcttcaatcaacatcctaggaaacccaaggactgacgtttaacgtttgcaaaacatatccaggaagcactacattcaacaagaaactcgaacgatacatcgctaacaaaacatcaagagagcgagagagaggatgtgtcaacatcacacagaaccatatataagctaagtacaaatttttgaattcattccagtttgggcagtgaagtgtagttatcacgagtcgttagtcgattattactggggtgagtgaattgctaatcttttatttccgttcattaaaggaaactgtgttcaactccgaattctcatatagaattttttctctctttgtgctaattcctttttctttcagaaattctcgggaaatgtcttgggattagtaacattgtttggggaattttattatacatatgcgtttacgcagtggacgtctgtactcatatagatattttgatagaattgcaagggatcgaagagataggaaaagaaatacagcagtcatgactccccctgtgagccctacccctagacctagtggtgtaggccagactaatcctcctccaattgtgacgcttgtatatgccaggtcagcaatccttccttttcagggtcgggtcaatgggttcttgctaCAAAATgtagagtcatggatttcatccgccgatgcccatttaaatgccaaacaaatcgtagacccttttgtacaattacaagaagctaaaagttttatagatttttctaaggggtatgcgagtgcgtatttaagaggtgtttcatttcaagaagccgttacctgggatgatttcaaagttaggttacgcgcggtctatgggggtgaggaagccttggatgtagtattaacgttacgaaatacacttaatcaagccactatgaatcggcttaatgttattgagagagcagctctcatagctgataggcttaatgaatatcaggacattttaggtaattccacttgggttactagggataacatctccgt
It encodes:
- the LOC137624718 gene encoding craniofacial development protein 2-like, with protein sequence MNDNGHIFEVKASPRVLEEVGCDPAWRGMGAARVHQPKTHCMMDTTNKDTIPAWSSPGSTRTAPSVAHQGGRDKCTTGATSPPKIRGRDNVAIATWNVRTLAQTRKLQELTHELEKYTWHVVGLCEVRWKNHGKHLTKEGHVLYYSGEIDKHTNGVGFLVNKNIKNSVLGCHPVSSRAISIRLRAAPFNITIVQAYAPTTDYDDDAVEAFYSQLQETIDKVDKKDILIIQGDWNAKVGKDALKDWKELCGPSCNVVSNERGLRLLEFASYNNAVLANTLGEHKASRRWTWHVPNGIHHNRIDYILVQNWFRLGIKRATTRTFPGADVGSDHDLVFVNFKLRLKTIKKPKNTRMKFNLDRLRDPNIAESFKATVGGKFAPLLTLEEDHSAETLTAQFNKVMIESANETLGNVCRKTQRWVTAEIMDMCDKRRELKKNKTTPTGATEYREINRMIRKSMNQAKEDWIGKQCTEIEEKLEKNNSRRAFQIVKDLTKPKQARVTTIQGKAGNCLTEEEDILKR